A stretch of the Corylus avellana chromosome ca6, CavTom2PMs-1.0 genome encodes the following:
- the LOC132185257 gene encoding uncharacterized protein LOC132185257, giving the protein MTATLIDLAIYHHGSLSGPRMEYLGGEVMTVEELDADLLCFSDIANILELYLGYKYNNLPTLYYKFDDESNEYVHIFSEDEDIVTRLKQVGNGRRNKLHIFVDHVEPAPIEVLEPLLMLSQSPTQKDVEQETPQEAAQEVAQEPSQEATKHNEEEDDIVQDEAEKSELSDFEVTDGEEEDIFLHKYDECIRDAREASTKWFQTWDESSKSKVVGDNMYDPDEDPAESDGFWSLDSEGDDSEGEPRRVRRRYPEWREITDLKEKVELKIGMKFVDPTQFKEVLKLFAVQNGFDYIYLRNDKALVTAACKTKCGWRIHASWMNAIKYFQIKTFIKEHNCGSHYYNKRATIKWAAHRYMDNVRDQPDLKASALKEMIRRDYNVELSLLSCHRAKKMALDILLGRQGEQYKHIREFAGALIEWNPGTSAYIAHNGMFFQRMYVSLAACKRGFLDGCRPMICVDACFLKSRYGGQLHAAIARDANDDIYPIAFAVCECEDRHTWTWFLKLLLDDIGYPRERMWSFMSDRQKGLLEAMENLMPGLEHRFCLRHLHANFKRIGYKGKAFKDALWGAAQAANVLQFNHYLSVIRGMDEGAFNYINKIDPRMWSRHAFRDNSCSDILLNNTAECFNAWVLEARDKPIMTCMDTIRRLLMHRFNQKRAGAETSKNVICPKIMKKLDKNKSAVTILSPFRVFVVDS; this is encoded by the exons ATGACTGCAACTCTTATTGATCTCGCCATTTACCATCATGGATCCTTGAGTGGACCGCGTATGGAATATCTAGGAGGTGAAGTGATGACTGTAGAAGAGTTGGATGCGGACCTACTATGCTTTTCAGATATTGCCAACATATTGGAATTATACTTGGGGTACAAATACAACAATCTTCCTACTTTGTACTACAAGTTTGATGACGAGAGCAATGAGTATGTACATATATTTAGTGAAGACGAAGATATCGTCACCAGGCTAAAACAAGTGGGTAATGGTAGGAGAAACAAATTGCACATATTTGTCGACCATGTTGAACCAGCCCCGATTGAAGTATTAGAACCCTTGCTGATGCTTTCTCAGTCACCTACTCAAAAAGATGTTGAACAAGAGACTCCACAAGAGGCTGCCCAGGAAGTTGCACAAGAGCCTTCACAAGAGGCTACAAAG catAATGAGGAGGAAGATGATATTGTACAAGATGAGGCAGAGAAGAGTGAACTAAGTGATTTTGAAGTAACTGATGGTGAGGAGGAAGACATTTTCTTACACAAGTATGATGAATGTATACGTGATGCTAGAGAAGCATCAACGAAATGGTTTCAGACATGGGATGAATCATCCAAATCTAAGGTGGTGGGGGATAATATGTATGATCCAGATGAGGACCCTGCAGAGAGTGATGGCTTTTGGAGCCTAGATAGTGAGGGTGACGACAGTGAAGGTGAACCAAGACGTGTTAGGAGGAGGTATCCTGAATGGAGGGAAATTACTGACTTGAAAGAGAAGGTAGAGTTAAAAATTGGGATGAAGTTTGTTGACCCCACTCAGTTTAAGGAAGTATTGAAACTGTTCGCAGTTCAAAACGGTTTTGACTACATTTACTTGCGAAATGATAAAGCGCTGGTAACCGCCGCTTGTAAGACAAAGTGTGGGTGGAGAATACATGCATCTTGGATGAATGCCATTAAATATTTCCAGATCAAGACTTTCATTAAAGAGCATAATTGTGGCAGTCACTACTACAACAAGAGGGCAACAATAAAGTGGGCTGCACACCGATACATGGACAATGTTCGGGACCAACCAGATTTGAAAGCAAGTGCATTAAAGGAAATGATCCGTAGGGATTATAATGTTGAGCTAAGTTTGCTAAGTTGTCACCGAGCGAAGAAGATGGCATTGGATATTCTATTAGGAAGACAAGGTGAACAATATAAACATATACGAGAGTTTGCAGGTGCGTTAATCGAATGGAATCCTGGCACATCAGCTTATATAGCACATAATGGAATGTTCTTCCAACGGATGTATGTTTCACTAGCAGCTTGTAAGCGGGGCTTCTTGGATGGGTGTAGGCCCATGATTTGTGTAGATGCTTGTTTTTTAAAGAGCCGGTATGGTGGCCAGCTGCATGCAGCCATTGCAAGAGATGCAAATGATGACATTTACCCAATAGCATTTGCTGTATGTGAGTGCGAAGATAGACATACATGGACATGGTTTCTAAAACTTTTGTTGGATGATATTGGTTATCCGCGAGAACGCATGTGGTCATTCATGTCCGATCGACAAAAG GGGCTGCTTGAAGCCATGGAGAATTTGATGCCTGGCCTGGAGCATAGATTTTGCTTGAGACACTTACATGCAAACTTCAAAAGAATAGGGTACAAGGGTAAGGCCTTCAAGGATGCTTTGTGGGGTGCAGCTCAGGCAGCTAATGTGTTACAATTCAACCACTACCTATCGGTCATTAGAGGTATGGATGAAGGTGCATTCAATTACATTAACAAAATAGACCCTCGGATGTGGTCAAGGCATGCCTTTAGAGATAATAGTTGCAGTGATATTTTACTTAACAATACTGCTGAGTGTTTTAATGCATGGGTCTTGGAAGCAAGAGATAAGCCTATTATGACCTGTATGGATACAATAAGGCGGCTACTAATGCATAGGTTCAATCAAAAAAGGGCTGGagcagaaacttcaaaaaatgtgatttgCCCTAAGATTATGAAGAAATTGGATAAAAACAAGTCAGctgtgacaatcctaagtccctttagagtATTTGTAGTTGActcgtag